TCAGGTAGCTCGCCGCGGGCAGGCATATCAGGCACGCGACGGCGGCAATCTCGTCGAGCGTCGGCAGCCGCTTCAACGCGGATCGATCGGCGCATCGGCGCAGAAGATCCTCGTACGAGCAGCCCAGGTAGTTCGCGTAGAAGCGCGCCGAGTCGGTATCGATCCAACCGACGCTGAGGGCGTTGACCGTGACGCCGCGCGGGCCGAGCTCGAAGGCGAAGTCGCGCACCATGCTCTCCAGCGCGGCCTTTGCGGCGCCGAGCACGCCGTGGCCAGGCAGGTTGCGAATCGAGTCCATCCCCGAAATCATCAGCACGCGCCCGCCCTCGCCCATCACCCGGCTCGCTTCCTGAACCGCAGCGACGAATCCGTTGACGCTCAGCGCAAAGGTGCGGGCGAGATTGTGCGGCTTGGCTTCGAGCAGCGGCTTGAATGCGGTCGCGGCCGCATTGGCAACCAGGATGTCGAGCCCGCCCAGCTCCGAGGCTGCGCGCGTCACCATCGCGCGCACCTGCGACTCGTGCTCGAGGTCGGCTTTGACCAGCATCGAGCGCGGCGCGATCGCGCGGACCTCCGCGAGCGTTTGCGCGGCGCTCGCTTCGTCGCGGCGGTAGTTCATCGCGACCGTCGCGCCCATCCGCGCCAGCCCGAGCGAGATGGCGCGGCCAAGTCCGCGCGTGCCGCCCGTCACGATCGCAATCTTGCCGTCGAGGTCGCGCAACAAATTCGTCGATTTCTCTTTCAAGCTAACCTGAGGGCTTACTACTCAGTGGCGTTCCGCTTTTTTCGAGATCGTCTTCTTCGCGAATTAGAGCCTTTACCCACTCTTGCAGGTGCTTCAGATTTCGGAATCTCGGAATGTAGTTGTCGTCCCAAGGATCATTCTGGAGAGTAGCAAAGGCAATAGCCTCGCAGGACCTCCGCGGATGCCAAGCCAATAGGCTGCGGGGCAAAAGCGATTTGACCGCAAGATAATGCGACCGAGTTATAAATGGAGACCAAGTCCGATGCAATTCCCTTTTGCTTTTGATATCGACCATTTCGACTTGTGCAAGTTCCTTGGTACCGTTCCTCTCCCACGCGCTCTTCATCAATTGAACTG
This Candidatus Binatus sp. DNA region includes the following protein-coding sequences:
- a CDS encoding SDR family oxidoreductase yields the protein MKEKSTNLLRDLDGKIAIVTGGTRGLGRAISLGLARMGATVAMNYRRDEASAAQTLAEVRAIAPRSMLVKADLEHESQVRAMVTRAASELGGLDILVANAAATAFKPLLEAKPHNLARTFALSVNGFVAAVQEASRVMGEGGRVLMISGMDSIRNLPGHGVLGAAKAALESMVRDFAFELGPRGVTVNALSVGWIDTDSARFYANYLGCSYEDLLRRCADRSALKRLPTLDEIAAVACLICLPAASYLTAQTIMVDGGFTLSFPAAQ